In Stutzerimonas stutzeri, a genomic segment contains:
- the can gene encoding carbonate dehydratase: MSNDLQQLIENNARWAEAILEEDPDFFTKLAKQQVPEYLWIGCSDARVPANEIVGMLPGDLFVHRNVANVVLHTDLNCLSVIQYAVDVLKVKHILVTGHYGCGGVRASMRDDQLGLIDGWLRTIRDLYYEHRDHIASFPTEEAQVDRLCELNVIQQVANVSHTTIVQNAWHRGQPLSVHGCIYGIKDGIWKDLNVTISGLDQLPPQYRLRPFRPV; the protein is encoded by the coding sequence ATGAGCAACGATCTTCAACAGTTAATCGAAAACAACGCGCGCTGGGCAGAAGCCATCCTCGAGGAGGACCCGGACTTCTTTACCAAACTGGCCAAGCAGCAGGTGCCGGAATACCTCTGGATCGGTTGTTCGGATGCGCGCGTGCCCGCCAATGAGATCGTCGGTATGCTGCCGGGCGACCTGTTCGTGCACCGCAACGTCGCCAATGTGGTGCTGCATACGGACCTCAACTGCCTGTCGGTCATCCAGTACGCGGTCGACGTGCTCAAGGTGAAGCATATCCTCGTCACCGGCCACTATGGCTGCGGTGGCGTACGCGCTTCCATGCGCGATGATCAGCTTGGCCTCATTGACGGCTGGCTGCGTACCATCCGCGACCTCTACTACGAACACCGCGACCACATCGCCAGCTTCCCGACCGAAGAAGCGCAGGTCGATCGCCTCTGCGAGCTCAACGTCATCCAGCAGGTCGCCAACGTCAGCCATACCACTATCGTCCAGAACGCCTGGCACCGCGGCCAACCGCTGTCCGTGCATGGCTGCATCTACGGCATCAAGGACGGTATCTGGAAAGACCTCAATGTCACCATCAGTGGCCTGGATCAATTGCCGCCGCAATACCGCCTACGCCCGTTCCGGCCGGTCTGA